The uncultured Flavobacterium sp. genome has a window encoding:
- a CDS encoding DUF1810 domain-containing protein has product MAYNNKELMRFLDAQNKLYLSALSEIKKGKKESPWMWFIFPQIKGLGSCDTSKFYEIKNADEAIAFLEHPILGKHLLEITAELIKTDEKTATDIFGNPDDEKLQSCMTLFASIQNTEPVFNEVLDKYFDGSSDFHTLQLLYSNF; this is encoded by the coding sequence ATGGCCTACAATAATAAAGAATTAATGCGCTTTTTAGACGCACAAAATAAATTGTACCTATCGGCACTTTCCGAAATTAAAAAAGGAAAAAAAGAATCTCCCTGGATGTGGTTTATTTTTCCTCAGATAAAAGGTCTTGGCTCCTGCGATACTTCTAAATTCTACGAAATTAAAAATGCCGACGAGGCAATTGCTTTTCTAGAACATCCAATTCTTGGAAAACATCTTCTCGAAATTACCGCTGAATTAATCAAAACAGACGAAAAAACGGCCACAGATATATTCGGGAATCCTGATGATGAAAAATTGCAATCTTGTATGACTTTATTCGCAAGCATCCAAAATACTGAACCTGTGTTTAATGAAGTATTAGATAAATATTTCGACGGATCTTCTGATTTTCACACACTACAATTACTGTATAGTAATTTTTAA
- a CDS encoding helix-turn-helix domain-containing protein, translated as MKTKCELTKEMGCNQTEECLAVLLPVRDALEILSGRWKLPILIALSNRPKRFKEISKDINGITDKMLSKELKDLEINKLVTRTVYDTFPPTVEYARTEHSHTLYNVIGALKDWGTLHRKEIIGH; from the coding sequence ATGAAAACAAAGTGTGAATTAACAAAAGAGATGGGTTGTAATCAAACAGAAGAATGCCTCGCAGTATTACTACCTGTAAGGGATGCCCTGGAAATTTTAAGCGGTAGATGGAAGCTGCCAATTTTGATTGCATTATCAAACAGACCAAAACGATTTAAGGAGATTTCTAAAGATATCAACGGAATCACAGACAAAATGCTATCGAAAGAACTTAAAGATCTGGAGATAAATAAACTGGTTACCAGAACTGTTTATGATACTTTTCCGCCAACTGTAGAATATGCAAGAACAGAGCACAGCCACACTTTATATAATGTTATTGGAGCATTAAAGGATTGGGGAACTTTGCACAGAAAAGAAATCATTGGACATTAG
- a CDS encoding DUF5107 domain-containing protein translates to MQKVNVWKEKIILPTYEVGKPEKNPVFIEKRVYQGSNGSVYPYPVIEKIADEKTNKEYQAVYLENEFIKIMILPELGGRVHMAYDKTKNRHFVYYNQVVKPALVGLTGPWISGGIEFNWPQHHRPTTFDPVDFTIEEHEDGSATVWCSEVERMFRTKGMAGFRLYPDKAYLEIKAQLYNRTSFPQTFLWWANPAVKVNDDYQSVFPPDVNAVFDHGKRDVSSFPIAKGTYYKVDYSPGTDISRYKNIPVPTSYMAIASKYNFVGGYENDSKGGLLHVANHHVSPGKKQWTWGHGDFGHAWDRNLTDEDGPYIELMCGVYTDNQPDFTWIMPGEQKDFTQYFMPYRDLGIVKNATKNAMVNLESIDDKLVIKAYTTGVYPKTTVTLKNNDVVIFQKQYDASPYNSFEETIDFNFGLEGLSITVTDADNKVLVDWIYEGQNEDEIPEAAKPALAPEDIVNNEQLFLTAQHLEQYRHATYSPIPYYEEAIKRDSGDIRSNNAMGLWLMRRAKFEKAEPYFRAAIKTLTQRNPNPYEGEAYFNLGLCLKYQNKNEDAYSAFYKSTWNAAWQNQGYFYIAQLDAIKGDYDLALTHIKKAISKNTEDHKALHLQVALLRKLNQKEKALALTSSYLQDDCFNFGLLYEKYLLSNDKKDLSYFNSLIRNNIHTYIEYALDYNAAGFYEEAAGLLNEGLKDENTYPMAWYFAGSFYEKLNDFGQAEKCFKMASEAKPDYCFPNQVEAALVLQNVIQKQTKDAKALYYLGNFWYAAKFYDDAISCWEQSVAIDNSFPTVHRNLSLAYYNKLGDEQKALSSLEKAFSLDLEDSRILMELDQLYKRLNRDLVFRLAFLEKHLELVIQRDDVYLERAAIYNLLGKHDKALTLLQNRIFHPWEGGEGKVSGQYLISLTEIAKQQISQGNYDQAIELLEQAQIYPDNLGEGKLPGAQENDIHYWLGVAYEKRNDLKEANNWWQKATQGLDEPTAAIFYNDQQPDKIFYQGLAFLKLNNTAEAGKRFENLVAYAQKHVNDSITIDYFAVSLPDLMIWEDDLDKRNKIHCLYMQGLGLLGLDKKAEAEQTFETVLAEEKSHSGVTIHLSLLKNEESVFV, encoded by the coding sequence ATGCAAAAAGTAAATGTTTGGAAGGAAAAAATAATCCTGCCAACTTATGAGGTGGGCAAACCTGAAAAAAATCCTGTATTTATTGAGAAAAGAGTGTATCAGGGAAGTAACGGATCTGTATACCCGTATCCGGTTATTGAAAAAATAGCAGATGAAAAAACCAACAAAGAATATCAGGCTGTTTATCTTGAAAATGAATTTATTAAAATAATGATTTTGCCTGAGCTTGGCGGACGAGTTCATATGGCGTATGATAAAACTAAAAATCGTCATTTTGTTTATTACAATCAGGTTGTAAAACCTGCATTAGTTGGACTTACAGGTCCGTGGATTTCGGGCGGAATCGAGTTTAACTGGCCGCAGCATCACAGACCAACGACTTTTGATCCGGTTGATTTTACGATTGAAGAACACGAAGACGGAAGCGCAACAGTTTGGTGCAGTGAAGTAGAACGTATGTTTAGAACTAAAGGTATGGCCGGTTTCCGATTATATCCTGATAAAGCCTATCTGGAAATCAAAGCGCAGTTGTACAACCGTACATCGTTTCCGCAGACATTTTTATGGTGGGCAAATCCGGCAGTTAAGGTAAATGATGATTATCAATCGGTTTTTCCGCCAGATGTAAATGCTGTTTTTGATCATGGCAAACGTGACGTTTCTTCTTTCCCTATTGCAAAAGGAACGTATTATAAAGTCGATTATTCGCCGGGAACTGATATTTCTCGCTACAAAAACATTCCGGTTCCAACATCTTATATGGCGATTGCATCTAAATATAATTTTGTGGGCGGATACGAAAATGATTCAAAAGGCGGATTACTTCACGTAGCCAATCATCATGTTTCTCCGGGTAAAAAACAATGGACTTGGGGTCACGGCGATTTCGGTCATGCGTGGGATCGTAACCTTACCGATGAGGATGGCCCGTATATCGAATTAATGTGCGGTGTTTATACCGATAATCAACCCGATTTTACGTGGATTATGCCGGGAGAACAAAAGGATTTTACGCAGTATTTTATGCCGTATCGTGATTTGGGTATTGTAAAAAATGCAACCAAAAATGCTATGGTTAATTTAGAAAGCATTGATGATAAATTAGTAATTAAAGCATATACAACGGGAGTTTATCCTAAAACTACTGTTACTTTAAAAAATAATGATGTTGTTATATTCCAAAAACAATATGATGCATCGCCATACAATTCGTTTGAAGAAACAATTGATTTTAATTTTGGTTTAGAAGGATTATCAATTACTGTAACCGATGCTGATAATAAAGTTTTGGTAGATTGGATTTACGAAGGTCAAAACGAAGACGAAATTCCTGAAGCTGCAAAACCTGCTCTTGCTCCGGAAGATATTGTAAACAACGAACAATTGTTTCTAACGGCTCAGCATTTAGAACAATACAGACATGCTACTTACAGCCCGATTCCGTATTATGAAGAAGCTATAAAACGTGATTCTGGAGATATTCGTTCTAACAATGCAATGGGATTGTGGTTAATGCGCAGAGCAAAATTTGAAAAAGCTGAACCTTATTTTAGAGCCGCTATAAAAACACTGACACAGCGAAATCCAAATCCGTATGAAGGTGAAGCTTATTTTAATTTAGGTTTATGTCTTAAATATCAAAATAAAAACGAAGATGCTTACAGTGCGTTTTACAAATCAACATGGAATGCTGCCTGGCAAAATCAGGGTTATTTTTATATCGCACAGCTAGATGCAATAAAAGGCGATTATGATTTGGCATTAACGCATATTAAAAAAGCCATTTCTAAAAATACTGAGGATCATAAAGCACTACATTTACAAGTGGCGCTTTTGAGAAAATTAAATCAAAAAGAAAAAGCCCTTGCACTTACAAGCAGTTATTTACAAGACGACTGTTTTAATTTTGGATTACTTTACGAAAAATATCTTTTAAGTAATGATAAAAAAGACCTCAGCTATTTTAATTCGCTTATCCGAAATAACATTCATACGTATATCGAATATGCTTTAGATTATAACGCCGCAGGTTTTTATGAAGAAGCTGCCGGATTATTAAATGAAGGTTTGAAAGATGAAAATACATACCCAATGGCATGGTATTTTGCAGGTTCATTTTATGAAAAATTAAATGATTTCGGTCAAGCCGAAAAATGTTTCAAAATGGCTTCTGAGGCAAAACCGGATTATTGTTTCCCAAATCAGGTTGAAGCTGCATTGGTACTTCAAAATGTGATTCAGAAACAAACCAAAGATGCTAAGGCGTTGTATTATTTAGGTAACTTTTGGTACGCTGCAAAGTTTTATGATGATGCTATTTCCTGCTGGGAACAATCTGTTGCTATAGACAATAGTTTCCCTACGGTGCACCGTAATTTATCATTGGCGTATTACAACAAATTAGGTGATGAACAAAAAGCACTTTCGAGTTTAGAAAAAGCTTTTTCATTGGATTTAGAAGATTCAAGAATTTTAATGGAATTAGACCAATTGTACAAACGTTTAAACAGAGATTTGGTTTTCAGACTTGCTTTCTTAGAAAAACATTTAGAATTGGTAATTCAGCGTGATGATGTTTATTTGGAAAGAGCTGCTATTTATAATCTTTTAGGAAAACATGACAAGGCACTTACTTTATTACAAAACAGAATTTTCCATCCGTGGGAAGGCGGCGAAGGAAAAGTAAGCGGACAATATCTTATTTCTTTAACTGAAATTGCGAAACAGCAAATCTCACAAGGAAATTACGATCAAGCCATAGAACTTTTAGAACAGGCTCAAATTTATCCTGATAATTTAGGTGAAGGAAAACTGCCGGGCGCACAGGAAAATGATATTCATTATTGGCTTGGCGTTGCTTATGAAAAGAGAAATGATCTGAAAGAAGCAAATAATTGGTGGCAAAAAGCAACGCAAGGATTAGACGAACCAACAGCTGCTATTTTTTATAACGATCAGCAGCCGGACAAAATTTTCTATCAAGGTTTAGCTTTCCTAAAATTAAATAATACGGCCGAGGCTGGTAAACGTTTTGAAAACTTAGTCGCTTATGCTCAAAAACATGTAAACGATTCTATTACAATTGATTATTTTGCAGTTTCGCTGCCTGATCTTATGATTTGGGAAGATGATTTAGATAAACGAAACAAAATTCACTGTCTATATATGCAGGGATTAGGACTTCTTGGTCTTGATAAAAAAGCAGAAGCGGAACAAACTTTCGAAACAGTTCTTGCAGAAGAAAAAAGCCATTCAGGCGTTACGATACATTTATCTTTATTGAAAAATGAGGAATCAGTTTTTGTTTAA
- a CDS encoding sugar porter family MFS transporter gives MKNYNYTFLLSISLVAALGGLLFGYDWVVIGGAKPFYEIYFGISDSPALQGWAMSSALIGCVAGAAVAGKLADTYGRRPMLIVAAVLFSLCALGTGASETFTIFIIWRIIGGIGIGIASTISPLYIAEIAPQETRGLFVSINQLTVVIGILAAQITNMLITEVIPAGYTHAQILASWNGQTGWRWMFWAGFFPAVLFFLLMFLIPESPRYLAKKGNHATAEDTLTKIGGLSYAKDAISKIKETFTDETEKTDFKMLLDKKALPILIIGIVLAAFQQWCGINIIFNYAQEIFVSAGYSINDLFMNIVITGSINLVFTLVAMGTVDKLGRKKLMLFGSAALAIIYALLGYFYYTNVTGLPSLLLVLLAIAIYAMSLAPITWVILSEIFPNRIRGIAMSIATFALWIASALLVQTFPIFNEHLGTSGTFWVYGIICALGYVFVFRKLPETKNKSLEEIEELMVSDRQSKNIQ, from the coding sequence ATGAAAAACTATAATTATACCTTTTTACTATCGATTAGCCTTGTTGCAGCATTGGGTGGTTTACTCTTTGGCTACGACTGGGTTGTAATAGGTGGTGCAAAACCATTTTACGAAATTTATTTTGGCATTTCAGATTCTCCGGCTCTTCAGGGCTGGGCAATGAGCAGCGCCCTTATTGGCTGTGTCGCAGGTGCCGCTGTGGCAGGAAAACTCGCAGATACGTACGGAAGACGTCCTATGTTAATCGTTGCGGCAGTATTATTCTCCTTATGTGCACTTGGTACAGGAGCTTCAGAAACTTTTACAATATTTATTATCTGGCGAATTATTGGAGGTATCGGAATTGGGATTGCTTCTACAATTTCACCTTTATATATTGCAGAAATTGCGCCTCAGGAAACCCGCGGACTTTTTGTATCAATAAACCAGCTTACTGTAGTTATAGGAATTCTGGCAGCACAAATTACCAATATGTTAATTACAGAAGTTATTCCTGCAGGTTATACACATGCCCAAATTCTGGCTTCATGGAATGGACAAACGGGCTGGAGATGGATGTTTTGGGCAGGTTTTTTTCCGGCAGTTTTATTCTTTCTTTTAATGTTTTTAATTCCCGAAAGTCCTAGATATCTGGCTAAAAAAGGAAATCATGCGACTGCTGAAGATACGCTTACTAAAATTGGAGGATTATCATATGCTAAAGATGCTATCTCAAAAATAAAAGAAACTTTTACAGACGAAACGGAGAAAACAGATTTCAAAATGTTATTGGACAAAAAGGCTTTACCTATATTAATAATTGGTATTGTTTTGGCGGCTTTCCAGCAATGGTGCGGTATTAATATTATCTTTAATTATGCTCAGGAAATCTTTGTTTCGGCGGGTTACAGCATCAACGATTTGTTTATGAATATCGTGATTACCGGAAGTATCAATTTGGTTTTTACTTTGGTTGCTATGGGAACTGTAGACAAATTGGGACGTAAAAAATTAATGCTTTTTGGCTCTGCTGCATTGGCGATAATTTATGCGTTACTTGGCTATTTTTATTATACAAATGTTACGGGTCTACCTTCATTATTGCTGGTATTATTAGCTATTGCAATCTACGCAATGTCACTCGCTCCTATTACCTGGGTAATTTTATCTGAAATTTTCCCTAACCGAATCAGAGGCATTGCTATGTCTATAGCCACATTTGCACTTTGGATTGCTTCTGCTCTATTGGTACAAACATTTCCAATTTTTAACGAACATCTGGGCACATCAGGAACTTTCTGGGTGTACGGTATTATCTGTGCCTTGGGATATGTGTTTGTTTTCAGAAAACTTCCTGAAACTAAAAACAAAAGTCTTGAAGAGATTGAGGAACTAATGGTTTCTGATCGTCAATCGAAGAATATTCAGTAA
- a CDS encoding NAD(P)H-dependent oxidoreductase, whose amino-acid sequence MSKKILNIVTSIKGDASFSNKLSNAILEKLKTEYNETQIQTLDLSKTPLPYLSELDISAFYTPAEQQTEAQKETLKYSDAATKDVIEADIIVIGVPLYNFGIPAVLKGWIDQVARAGKTFSYSENGPKGLLTNKKVFLSIASGAIFSEGPYKSYDFSEPYLRAVLGFLGMTDVTVFRVEGTAIPDFAENALPKALSAVEEFAF is encoded by the coding sequence ATGAGTAAAAAGATTCTGAATATAGTCACAAGCATCAAAGGTGATGCTTCATTTAGTAACAAATTATCGAATGCTATTCTGGAAAAACTGAAAACAGAATATAATGAAACGCAAATACAAACGCTTGATCTTTCTAAAACTCCATTACCTTATTTAAGCGAATTGGATATTAGTGCCTTTTATACTCCTGCAGAACAACAGACTGAGGCGCAAAAAGAGACTCTGAAATATTCTGATGCGGCTACAAAAGATGTTATAGAAGCTGATATTATTGTGATTGGGGTGCCGCTTTATAATTTTGGAATTCCGGCAGTATTAAAAGGCTGGATCGATCAGGTTGCGAGAGCAGGTAAGACTTTTAGTTATAGTGAGAATGGACCAAAAGGATTGTTAACTAATAAGAAAGTGTTTTTATCGATTGCCTCAGGCGCTATATTTTCTGAAGGACCGTATAAAAGTTATGATTTTTCTGAACCGTATTTACGTGCTGTATTAGGCTTTTTAGGTATGACTGATGTTACTGTTTTTCGCGTAGAAGGAACCGCAATTCCTGATTTTGCAGAGAATGCTTTACCAAAAGCTTTGTCTGCAGTTGAAGAATTTGCTTTTTAA
- a CDS encoding aldose epimerase family protein — protein MNPLNTIAYEPFGWHAEKEIFKFTLANVHGNYVELLNYGAIVKSIVVPGKNGNKENVVLGFPTLEGYVKDRSYIGATVGRFANRINNAEFSIEDKTYYLDKNDGKNNNHSGSAGFNSKVFDFSIKDDAVIFTLENESGDGGFPGNLKTKVIYKWTDRNELKIEFLAVADGPTPINFTNHSYFNLSACTEKTQNHYLNIQADKIVESTEDYIPTGRILLAENSSFYHYKLGDVMKDGGLNTYYIFNRNNVDENSVCELFEEISGRIMRVFTSYPGVQLYTGDYLNSAVIGEHSKFYEPFDGLCLECQYYPDSPNHAHFPNTIFKAGQVYNETITYAFDVITLEN, from the coding sequence ATGAATCCTTTAAATACGATCGCATATGAGCCTTTTGGCTGGCATGCTGAAAAAGAAATCTTTAAATTTACGCTTGCAAACGTTCACGGAAATTATGTAGAACTGCTTAATTATGGAGCCATAGTAAAATCCATAGTAGTTCCGGGTAAAAATGGAAATAAGGAAAATGTAGTTTTAGGATTCCCAACTTTAGAGGGTTACGTAAAAGATAGATCTTATATAGGCGCAACTGTTGGTCGTTTTGCCAACCGAATCAATAATGCCGAGTTTTCTATTGAAGATAAAACGTATTATTTAGATAAAAATGATGGCAAAAACAACAATCATAGTGGTTCAGCCGGATTTAATAGCAAAGTTTTTGATTTTAGTATAAAAGATGATGCTGTAATTTTTACTTTGGAAAATGAAAGCGGAGACGGTGGTTTCCCCGGAAATTTAAAAACTAAAGTCATTTATAAATGGACGGATAGAAACGAACTGAAAATTGAATTTTTGGCTGTAGCCGATGGACCAACTCCAATAAACTTTACAAATCATTCTTATTTTAATTTATCGGCTTGTACCGAAAAAACACAAAATCATTATCTCAACATTCAGGCGGACAAAATAGTAGAAAGTACAGAAGATTATATTCCGACAGGAAGAATTTTACTTGCAGAAAATAGTTCTTTCTACCATTACAAATTAGGAGATGTTATGAAAGATGGCGGACTGAATACTTATTATATTTTTAATAGAAATAATGTCGATGAAAATTCGGTTTGTGAATTATTCGAAGAAATCTCAGGAAGAATAATGCGTGTTTTTACTTCTTATCCGGGCGTACAATTGTACACGGGAGATTATTTAAACAGCGCTGTAATTGGGGAACATTCTAAATTTTATGAACCTTTTGACGGACTTTGTTTAGAATGCCAGTATTATCCGGATAGTCCTAATCATGCACATTTTCCAAATACAATATTCAAAGCGGGGCAGGTTTATAATGAAACTATTACTTATGCTTTTGATGTTATAACTCTTGAAAATTAA
- a CDS encoding AraC family transcriptional regulator — MKKTIWKMKNSSQKEKTKVKEGFLGQRMIVIPKNILSNIKKNPLIASLYFTDIGVFPNASHHSMKRKHGSKQYILIYCYKGEGIISKENKTITLKANTFYIIPPEVAHDYYALKQNPWSIFWIHFTGPQAPHFYDKFITEFPDTAPQLSLEERRIELFENILDVMEDGYSASNLEFANLSLWQLLNAFLYEKFFIQKNRKFSEDNTIESAIDYMKKHLDLSLKINDVAAYFNYSSSHFFTLFKKQTGYSPIHYFNYLKMQKACQYLSFTTMSIKEISFNLGFNDPLYFSRLFKKIMSTSPIQYRTEYKQ, encoded by the coding sequence TTGAAAAAGACAATTTGGAAAATGAAAAATTCATCTCAAAAAGAAAAAACAAAAGTTAAAGAAGGTTTCTTAGGACAGCGAATGATTGTGATTCCTAAAAACATTCTTTCAAACATCAAAAAGAATCCTCTTATTGCGAGTTTGTATTTTACAGATATTGGCGTTTTTCCTAATGCGAGCCATCATTCCATGAAACGTAAACACGGAAGTAAACAATACATTCTGATTTATTGTTATAAAGGTGAAGGCATTATTAGCAAAGAAAACAAAACCATAACACTCAAAGCGAATACCTTTTATATTATTCCGCCAGAAGTTGCACATGATTATTATGCTTTAAAACAAAACCCGTGGAGTATTTTCTGGATTCATTTTACCGGACCGCAGGCTCCTCATTTTTACGACAAATTCATAACTGAATTTCCTGATACTGCGCCCCAATTATCACTTGAAGAAAGACGTATTGAACTTTTCGAAAACATACTCGATGTTATGGAAGACGGTTACAGCGCCAGCAATCTTGAATTTGCCAATCTTTCATTATGGCAATTGCTGAATGCTTTTTTATATGAGAAATTTTTCATTCAAAAGAACCGAAAATTTTCAGAGGATAATACTATTGAATCAGCAATTGACTACATGAAAAAACATCTGGACCTTTCGTTAAAAATTAATGATGTGGCTGCTTATTTTAATTATTCATCATCACATTTTTTCACCTTATTTAAAAAGCAGACCGGCTATTCTCCCATACATTATTTCAACTATTTAAAAATGCAGAAAGCCTGCCAGTATCTCAGTTTTACTACTATGAGTATAAAAGAAATCAGCTTTAATCTCGGCTTCAATGACCCGTTGTATTTCTCTCGTTTGTTTAAAAAAATAATGAGTACTTCGCCTATACAATACCGAACGGAATACAAACAGTAA
- a CDS encoding glycoside hydrolase family 97 catalytic domain-containing protein — protein MRKMFIHRTLSLLIPAVFFVLTSGKAQNKDLYLKSKDNLNKITLSLTEDGKLSYKVTRRDKTIILDSPLGLNLENNDFTFGLSVVKVSPIEEKREKYELKVANNKVADHVFKSKSITFKNKQGALITIDLIAGEEGVAFRYKFAEKEEKTRVVKNEITGFHIDQNAKGWLQPYNNAGDYTPGYEDFYVNVKSGDPISGARNVSVGWCMPALFNVNDTKNWVLIAESGAEGVFPGCHLQPDSNDGIYKIAFAEKDEKFTLPLPDTNAYPESNLPWTMPWRVILIGDKAGDILLSTLITDLAPASKIEDTSWIVPGKAAWSWWSHPDDFTPEMYKKFTDVSASFGFRYTLFDAGWEKANKEGKIIDDALSKGVQPLVWGYSAEYFNPEKRKKRFKELADMGVKGVKIDFWCSDRQEVMSTLQSVFEDAAKEHLLVNLHGTTVPRGWHRTWPNFVTAEAILGTESYFYEPRFPEMAAQQNTVLPFTRNVAGPADYTPFALTFRKYTRLNTAVHELAMAMIYTSGIIHFADSEEVFNSLPNELKDLLKEMPATWDKTEALIAEPGKTIVLSRQKDQLSYIIGINGTNTGLPVSIDLAKYGKGFSKFRVISEGADPLMEFKISNYPITSKLQYNLAPKGGFIIQFIK, from the coding sequence ATGAGAAAAATGTTTATTCATCGAACTTTGAGCTTACTAATACCCGCAGTATTTTTTGTATTGACAAGCGGTAAAGCACAAAACAAAGACCTTTACCTGAAGTCTAAGGATAATCTAAATAAAATTACTTTGTCTTTAACCGAAGATGGAAAGTTGTCGTATAAAGTTACTCGCAGAGATAAAACAATAATTCTAGATTCTCCGCTGGGTTTGAATCTTGAAAATAATGATTTTACATTTGGTTTGTCAGTTGTAAAAGTTTCACCTATCGAAGAAAAGCGTGAAAAATACGAGCTTAAAGTCGCCAATAATAAAGTGGCTGATCATGTTTTTAAAAGTAAAAGCATAACATTTAAGAACAAGCAGGGTGCTTTAATCACAATCGATTTAATTGCTGGGGAAGAAGGTGTTGCTTTTAGATATAAGTTTGCTGAGAAGGAAGAGAAAACCAGAGTTGTTAAAAATGAAATTACTGGATTTCATATTGATCAAAATGCAAAAGGCTGGCTTCAGCCCTATAATAATGCTGGAGATTATACTCCGGGTTATGAGGATTTTTATGTGAATGTAAAATCCGGAGATCCAATAAGCGGCGCACGAAATGTTTCGGTTGGCTGGTGTATGCCTGCGCTTTTTAATGTAAATGATACTAAAAATTGGGTTTTGATTGCAGAATCAGGAGCAGAAGGTGTATTTCCGGGCTGTCACTTGCAACCGGATTCTAATGACGGAATTTACAAAATAGCATTTGCTGAAAAAGACGAAAAATTCACTTTGCCTTTACCGGACACAAACGCTTATCCTGAATCAAATTTACCATGGACAATGCCTTGGAGAGTTATTTTGATTGGCGATAAAGCGGGAGATATATTATTATCAACTTTGATTACGGATTTGGCTCCGGCATCTAAAATTGAAGATACTTCATGGATTGTGCCTGGAAAAGCAGCTTGGTCGTGGTGGTCGCATCCTGATGATTTTACACCAGAAATGTATAAAAAATTCACGGATGTTTCGGCTTCATTTGGTTTTAGATATACGCTTTTTGATGCGGGTTGGGAAAAAGCCAATAAAGAAGGAAAAATTATTGATGATGCTTTGTCTAAAGGAGTTCAGCCATTAGTTTGGGGATATTCGGCAGAATATTTTAATCCGGAAAAAAGGAAAAAAAGATTTAAGGAGCTGGCTGATATGGGAGTAAAAGGCGTTAAAATAGATTTTTGGTGTTCAGACAGACAAGAAGTAATGAGTACGCTTCAATCGGTTTTTGAAGATGCTGCGAAAGAACATTTGCTTGTAAACTTGCACGGTACAACAGTACCAAGAGGCTGGCATAGAACATGGCCCAACTTTGTAACGGCAGAAGCTATTTTAGGAACTGAAAGTTATTTTTACGAACCAAGATTTCCTGAAATGGCGGCACAGCAAAATACGGTATTACCCTTTACAAGAAACGTTGCAGGACCTGCAGATTATACTCCGTTTGCTCTGACATTTAGAAAATATACGCGTTTAAATACAGCAGTGCATGAATTGGCAATGGCCATGATTTATACATCGGGAATTATTCATTTTGCAGATTCAGAAGAAGTTTTTAATTCACTTCCGAATGAACTTAAGGATTTATTAAAAGAAATGCCGGCTACTTGGGATAAAACCGAAGCCTTAATTGCAGAACCAGGAAAAACAATTGTTTTATCTCGCCAGAAAGATCAACTATCTTATATTATTGGGATAAACGGGACTAATACAGGATTGCCAGTTTCAATTGATTTGGCTAAATACGGTAAGGGCTTTTCAAAATTCAGGGTTATATCTGAAGGCGCAGATCCGTTAATGGAATTTAAGATTTCAAATTATCCTATAACTTCTAAATTGCAATATAATTTAGCCCCAAAAGGAGGATTTATTATTCAGTTTATAAAATAG